The following proteins are encoded in a genomic region of Mycolicibacterium confluentis:
- a CDS encoding TetR/AcrR family transcriptional regulator — translation MSLVAREGLTKLTYRSLAKEANVTHGTIQHHFNSLDEVLEEALNYALEVTLPTITEVEDGNDFYGHLVDVMREKPDVQAFQMEMILEARHRPRLAAYVKHIYRIYHHYTAASLATMGLGEDEELTQLIQAVGDGIIFQFIAMGPEQAAKAEAQVRGFSRLMSTYVKSEARD, via the coding sequence GTGAGCCTCGTGGCGCGAGAAGGCCTGACGAAGCTGACCTACCGTTCGTTGGCCAAAGAGGCCAACGTGACGCACGGGACCATCCAGCATCATTTCAACTCGCTCGACGAGGTTCTCGAGGAGGCGCTGAACTACGCCCTTGAGGTGACACTCCCGACCATCACGGAGGTCGAGGACGGCAATGACTTCTACGGGCATCTGGTGGACGTAATGCGAGAGAAGCCTGACGTCCAGGCATTTCAGATGGAGATGATTCTGGAGGCGAGGCATCGGCCGCGTCTGGCTGCCTACGTCAAGCACATCTACCGGATCTATCACCACTACACGGCGGCTTCGTTGGCCACGATGGGTCTTGGAGAGGATGAAGAACTCACCCAACTGATCCAGGCGGTCGGTGACGGGATCATCTTCCAGTTCATCGCCATGGGGCCCGAGCAGGCCGCCAAGGCTGAGGCGCAGGTCCGCGGTTTCAGCCGGCTCATGTCGACGTACGTGAAGTCCGAGGCCCGCGACTAG
- a CDS encoding NAD-dependent succinate-semialdehyde dehydrogenase has translation MSITDIITGLRPAEGLIIGGESKAAASTFTVEDPATAQTLTEVADGDAADATAAVDAAAAAFPAWAAATPRFRADILRRAYELMVADVDRLTALICAENGKSQADARGEVIYAAEFFRWFGEEAVRTDGGYGLSPSGLARTIVTHRPVGVAALITPWNFPAAMATRKIAPALAAGCTVVLKPAALTPLTAIAIVQILEQAGVPAGVVNLVNSAKSAEIASTWLADDRVKKVSFTGSTGVGRILLEQASARIVNASMELGGNAPFVVTADADVDAAVEGAMVAKFRNSGQACTAANRFYVHADIADEFVARFGEAISALRVGPAADEASQIGPMISAGAAKTIRELIATTVDAGASVAATASAPSTGHFVAPALLTGVPADAEILQTEIFGPVAPVVVWDDEDQLVEWVNGTEYGLAAYVYAGRLQDALRIAERTDAGMVGINRGIVSDPSAPFGGTKQSGLGREGARIGLHEFQETQYFSVGD, from the coding sequence ATGTCCATCACCGACATCATCACGGGCCTGCGCCCCGCAGAGGGCCTCATCATCGGGGGCGAATCCAAGGCTGCCGCTTCGACGTTCACCGTCGAGGATCCCGCGACCGCCCAAACGCTGACCGAGGTCGCCGACGGTGACGCCGCTGACGCCACCGCCGCGGTCGACGCCGCTGCCGCGGCGTTCCCCGCGTGGGCCGCGGCCACACCACGGTTCCGCGCCGACATCCTGCGCCGCGCCTACGAACTGATGGTCGCCGACGTCGACCGCCTCACCGCGCTGATCTGCGCCGAGAACGGCAAGAGCCAGGCCGACGCGCGCGGCGAGGTGATCTACGCGGCCGAGTTCTTCCGCTGGTTCGGCGAGGAGGCCGTGCGCACCGACGGCGGCTACGGTCTCAGCCCGTCCGGACTGGCCCGCACCATCGTCACGCACCGACCGGTCGGTGTCGCCGCATTGATCACGCCGTGGAACTTCCCGGCCGCCATGGCCACCCGCAAGATCGCACCGGCACTCGCCGCCGGGTGCACCGTGGTGCTCAAGCCCGCGGCGCTGACGCCGTTGACCGCGATCGCCATTGTGCAGATCCTCGAACAGGCCGGCGTGCCCGCCGGTGTGGTCAACCTGGTCAACAGCGCCAAGTCGGCTGAGATCGCCTCCACCTGGCTGGCCGACGACCGCGTCAAGAAGGTGTCCTTCACCGGTTCCACGGGCGTCGGCCGAATTCTGCTGGAGCAGGCGTCGGCCCGGATCGTCAACGCCAGCATGGAACTCGGCGGCAACGCACCCTTCGTGGTCACCGCCGACGCGGATGTCGACGCCGCGGTCGAGGGGGCCATGGTGGCCAAGTTCCGCAACAGCGGACAGGCGTGCACGGCGGCCAACCGGTTCTACGTCCACGCCGACATCGCCGACGAGTTCGTCGCCCGATTCGGCGAAGCCATCTCCGCACTGCGCGTCGGACCGGCCGCCGATGAGGCGTCGCAGATCGGCCCGATGATCAGCGCGGGTGCGGCGAAGACGATCCGGGAACTCATTGCGACGACCGTCGATGCCGGCGCGTCGGTGGCCGCGACGGCTTCAGCGCCCTCGACGGGCCACTTCGTGGCGCCGGCGCTGCTGACGGGCGTGCCTGCCGATGCGGAGATCCTGCAGACTGAGATCTTCGGTCCTGTCGCGCCCGTCGTGGTGTGGGACGACGAGGATCAACTGGTCGAATGGGTCAACGGCACCGAATACGGTTTGGCGGCTTACGTTTACGCCGGACGACTGCAGGACGCGCTGCGGATTGCCGAGCGCACCGACGCCGGGATGGTCGGCATCAACCGAGGGATCGTCTCGGATCCGTCCGCGCCGTTCGGCGGCACCAAGCAGAGCGGTCTCGGCCGTGAAGGTGCCCGCATCGGCCTGCACGAGTTCCAGGAGACGCAGTACTTCAGCGTCGGCGACTGA